A DNA window from Castanea sativa cultivar Marrone di Chiusa Pesio chromosome 7, ASM4071231v1 contains the following coding sequences:
- the LOC142643573 gene encoding 7-deoxyloganetin glucosyltransferase-like: MGSITATTKPHVVCVAYPLQGHINPMIKLAKLLHYKGFHVTFVNTEYNHKRLLRSRGPNALDGLPDFHFETITDGLPPVDADVSQDVPSLCDSTSKHSLVPLCNLLAKLNDTSSSNVPPVTCMVADGCMSFSLDAAEKFGIPIALFWTPSSCGVLSYMHYRHLVERGLIPLKDVSDLTNGYLETPIDWIPGMKNMRLKDFPNFIRTTDKNDIMVNFLIRESERAPRASAVILNTFDSFEQDVLDAMSSMLPRIYTIGPLVLLADQIKDDKLKSIRSNLWKEEQGCLEWLNSKEPNSVVYVNYGSITIMTPEQLIEFAWGLANSEKPFLWVIRPDLVGGNSSIVPHEFVTKTKHRSMLASWCSQEQILKHPSIGGFLTHSGWNSTLESVCSGVPMISWPFFAEQQTNCRYCCIDWGIGMEIDNNVKRDEVENLVRELMDGEKGKEMKKKAMEWKTKAEDAVKPGGSSYQNLDKLIAEVLLAGNV; encoded by the exons aTGGGTTCCATTACAGCAACTACAAAACCTCATGTAGTTTGTGTAGCATACCCACTTCAAGGTCACATAAACCCAATGATCAAGCTAGCAAAACTCCTCCACTATAAAGGGTTTCACGTAACTTTTGTCAACACAGAGTACAACCACAAACGCTTACTCAGGTCTAGAGGCCCCAACGCCCTCGATGGCTTGCCTGACTTTCACTTCGAAACCATTACCGATGGGCTGCCACCGGTAGATGCAGATGTTAGCCAAGACGTTCCTTCTCTTTGTGACTCCACCTCAAAGCATTCGCTAGTTCCACTTTGCAATCTCCTTGCCAAACTCAACGACACTTCGTCTTCGAACGTGCCGCCTGTGACTTGTATGGTCGCAGATGGTTGTATGTCCTTCAGTCTTGATGCTGCTGAAAAATTCGGAATTCCGATTGCCCTTTTCTGGACTCCTAGCTCGTGCGGCGTCTTGAGCTATATGCACTATCGCCATCTAGTTGAACGAGGTTTAATCCCCCTCAAAG ATGTAAGTGACCTAACAAATGGATACTTGGAAACTCCAATAGATTGGATTCCTGGAATGAAAAATATGCGTCTTAAggattttccaaattttattagaaCTACAGATAAGAATGATATTATGGTTAACTTCCTCATTCGTGAATCTGAGAGAGCTCCAAGAGCTTCAGCTGTCATTTTAAACACATTTGATTCATTTGAACAAGATGTATTGGATGCTATGTCCTCAATGCTTCCTCGTATATATACAATTGGCCCACTTGTGTTGCTTGCTGATCAGATTAAGGATGATAAATTGAAATCAATAAGGTCCAATCTATGGAAAGAAGAACAAGGGTGTCTAGAATGGCTAAATTCAAAAGAACCCAACTCTGTAGTATATGTAAATTACGGTAGTATAACTATCATGACACCTGAGCAACTTATTGAGTTTGCTTGGGGGTTAGCAAACAGTGAAAAACCCTTCTTATGGGTTATAAGGCCTGATCTTGTGGGAGGAAATTCGTCTATTGTTCCTCATGAATTTGTTACCAAAACTAAACATAGAAGTATGTTAGCAAGTTGGTGTTCCCAAGAACAAATCCTAAAGCACCCATCAATAGGGGGTTTTTTAACGCATAGTGGGTGGAATTCAACGCTTGAAAGTGTATGTAGTGGAGTGCCAATGATCTCTTGGCCATTCTTTGCTGAGCAACAGACGAACTGTCGATACTGCTGTATTGATTGGGGCATTGGAATGGAAATAGATAATAATGTTAAGAGAGATGAAGTGGAGAATCTTGTTAGGGAGTTAATGGACGGTGAAAAAGgtaaagaaatgaagaaaaaggcAATGGAGTGGAAGACAAAGGCTGAAGATGCTGTCAAACCTGGCGGTTCTTCTTACCAGAACTTGGACAAATTGATAGCCGAAGTTCTATTAGCTGGAAATGTTTAA